A region of the Stutzerimonas stutzeri genome:
TACGGACAGCAGCAAGGTCGGCTTGTTGATGACCAGAAGGGCGGCGTCCTGATGGACGATCTCGATAGCGCTAAGAGGCATTCGCTTTTCCACAAACGAAGACGGCGACCCGTGGGCCGCCGTTTCTGTACGCCGGTTTCGCTCAGCGATCCGGCAGGGTGATGTTCAGCTCGAGAATCGAGCAGCTGCCCTGATCCTCGAGTGCAACCTGGACCTGGTCGCTGTCAATGTTGACGTACTTGCGGATCACCTCGACCAGTTCTTTCTGCAGGGCCGGCAGGTAGTCCGGCTCAGTGCGCTGGCCACGCTCGTGGGCGACGATGATCTGCAAACGCTCTTTGGCGATTGCAGCTGGGGATTCCTTCTTCTTGCGTTCACGGAAGAAGTCGAAAAGGTTCATTCGCGGCCTCCGAAAAGTCGTTGCAGGAAGCCAGGCTTCTTCACGTCGAGGAAGCGATGCACCACTTCCTTGCCAAGCAGACGGTCCACGGCATCGCTATAGGCCTGGCCGGCATCGCTCTGATCGTCGAGAATCACAGGGATGCCCTGGTTGGACGCCTTGAGTACGGCCTGCGACTCGGGAATTACGCCAAGCAGGCGGATGGAAAGGATTTCCTCGACGTCCTCGACGCCGAGCATTTCACCTTTGGTGACGCGTTCGGGGTTGTATCGGGTCAGCAGCAGGTGTTCCTTGATAGGCTCCTCGCCGCTCTCGGCGCGGCGCGACTTGCTAGCAAGCAGGCCGAGCATGCGGTCGGAGTCGCGTACCGAGGATACTTCCGGGTTGGTTACGACGATGGCTTCGTCAGCGAAATACATGGCCAGGTGCGCGCCTTTCTCGATACCGGCTGGGGAATCGCAGATGACGTATTCGAAGTTCTTGCCCAGCTCGTCGATGACCTTGCCGACGCCTTCTTGAGTCAGGGCGTCTTTGTCGCGGGTCTGGCTGGCAGCAAGCACGTAGAGGTTCTCTAGGCGCTTGTCCTTGATCAGTGCTTGGGTAAGGGTGGCATCGCCGTTGATGACGTTGACGAAGTCATAAACTACTCGACGCTCGCAGCCCAT
Encoded here:
- the minE gene encoding cell division topological specificity factor MinE → MNLFDFFRERKKKESPAAIAKERLQIIVAHERGQRTEPDYLPALQKELVEVIRKYVNIDSDQVQVALEDQGSCSILELNITLPDR
- the minD gene encoding septum site-determining protein MinD → MAKIIVVTSGKGGVGKTTTSAAIGTGLALRGHRTVIVDFDVGLRNLDLIMGCERRVVYDFVNVINGDATLTQALIKDKRLENLYVLAASQTRDKDALTQEGVGKVIDELGKNFEYVICDSPAGIEKGAHLAMYFADEAIVVTNPEVSSVRDSDRMLGLLASKSRRAESGEEPIKEHLLLTRYNPERVTKGEMLGVEDVEEILSIRLLGVIPESQAVLKASNQGIPVILDDQSDAGQAYSDAVDRLLGKEVVHRFLDVKKPGFLQRLFGGRE